The following proteins are co-located in the Delphinus delphis chromosome 5, mDelDel1.2, whole genome shotgun sequence genome:
- the EDNRA gene encoding endothelin-1 receptor isoform X2 yields METFCLRVLFGLALVGCVVSDNPESYSTNLSTRVDDFTTFRGTELSFMVTTHRPTNLALPNNGSMHNYCPQQTKITSAFKYINTVISCTIFIVGMVGNATLLRIIYQNKCMRNGPNALIASLALGDLIYVVIDLPINVFKLLAGRWPFDHNDFGVFLCKLFPFLQKSSVGITVLNLCALSVDR; encoded by the exons ATGGAAACCTTTTGCCTCAGGGTGTTGTTTGGGTTGGCGCTGGTTGGATGTGTCGTCAGTGATAATCCTGAGAGCTACAGCACAAATCTAAGCACCCGTGTGGACGATTTCACCACTTTTCGTGGGACAGAACTCAGCTTCATGGTTACCACACATAGACCCACGAATCTGGCCCTCCCCAACAATGGCTCAATGCACAACTATTGCCCACAGCAGACTAAGATTACTTCAGCTTTCAAATACATTAACACTGTGATATCGTGTACTATTTTCATCGTGGGAATGGTGGGGAATGCAACCCTGCTCAGGATCATTTACCAGAACAAGTGCATGAGGAATGGCCCCAACGCACTGATAGCCAGCCTTGCCCTCGGAGACCTTATCTATGTGGTCATTGATCTCCCTATCAATGTATTTAAG CTGCTGGCTGGGCGCTGGCCTTTTGATCACAATGACTTTGGCGTATTTCTCTGCAAGTTGTTCCCCTTTTTGCAGAAGTCCTCAGTGGGGATCACCGTCCTCAATCTCTGCGCTCTCAGCGTTGACAGGTAA